In the Leptolyngbya sp. FACHB-261 genome, TGGCAAGCGTTCAATTAGCCCCTGCAACCCCTCTTGGGCATTGCGAATCACTGACCCAAGCTGCTGGATTTGCTCTGGGGCGTCCTGAAACGCTTGCTTAAAGGCAACACGCAACTCAGTTAGTGGCTCATCTCCTGGCTTAATCGGGTCCAAAACTGTCCACCCAGCCGCCTCCAACCAGGGCACCAGCCCCGCCCGCACTACCGAAGACTTGCCACTCCCCGAAGCCCCAATCACCGCAACGAAGCGACCCCGATCCAGCTTTTGCCAGATCTCCTCAACAACCTTCTTACGCCCAAAGAAGAACTGCGCCTGCTCCTTCTCAAACGGCTCTAGCCCCCGGTAAGGCACCACGCTTTCATCAATCTCATCTGTCACTGGCAGCGCTTTTGGATAAGTGACGATGGTAATTAAGCGCCCGATTCCCATCTGGAACGGTTCCTGCCCCGTGCCCTGCAAGCGCTGGTAAACAACTTCAAATAGACGATTGCCACTCACTTGTCCTGTGTCAGGATAAGCATTGTCTTGCGAGAGCCCCTGAAGCACTGCGCCTGTAAACACACCGTGTTCAGCATCTTCATAGGCCACTTGCCCTGCTCGGCAAGCTGTGATCAAGTAGTAATCGCGCTTCTCGACAAAGGCCGACAGACTAGGTTCTACTAAATTGCGATTCAGTTCCAGGTCTGCTTCTAATAAGGCCCCTGCATGGCAACAGTCCAACAGCACAACTAAGTTACTGAGATTGGCCTGACGCACTAATTCGTTGAGGTCATCATCTAAGGAAATGGCATTCCGTCCGTCCACAGTGCAGTCCGAAGTTGCTAGAAAGCCTCGCTGCTTCCCGGCTCTGCTAGCAATCCGAAAGCCATGCCCCGCAAAGTAGATCAACGCCTCCTGGTTGGCAGCCTGCTCTAGAAACTCTTTGAGCACCTTGAACAACTCATCGCCTGTGACGCGCTTAGGCGCAACTTCGTAGCGATTCTCGGCTGCTAGCCAGCGTCGAGGCAGACGCCGGACCTCATAGAAGTCTCCGTGCTGCTCTAGGAGGCGTGCCACGGCCTCGGCATCTCTCACCGCTTTGTTCAGAGTTGGCAAGCGACTGCTGTCATACTCCGCAATGCCGATCACCAGTGCATATCGAGCCATGCCAACCAGTCCAAGCGGGAACACTTGCGCGGATTGTAACTGGCACAGGCTATCGTCGTCATGTTGCAGATTTGCCAGAACCCCAATGTCCGAAGTCCAGCGCTTGCTCTACACCGACGAAGACGGCAAAGAGTACGAGATTTTTATTGAATCCAAAACAACCTCCGAGCTACCAGAATTGGAAGCCCCCGAGGATGAACGAGGCTCTCGCGAGATTCGCACAGATGCAGTCGTTAAGATGCGCCAAGCCCGCGACATGATCCGAGGCTATGCTTCCTACGCGCTTGGTGCCTTCAAAGATTTTGGGACAGCTCAAGTTGAAGAAGTCACGCTCAAATTTGGCTTAAAAATTGGCGGCAAAGCTGGCATTCCCTTCATCACCGAGGGCACTGCCGAAAGCAATCTAGAAATTGAAGTCAAATGTAAATTTCCAGATAAAAACGGGCTCACTTAAAAGTAAGAACAAGCATAGATGAAGTTCTGACCCAGAGACAGCCTGGAACCTTTGACAGGAGCAACTGCGCCAATACAATGACGAGCGGAGCGCAGCCCAGCCTACGTCCCTGACCTACCAGGGAGGAGCCTCTACGGGCTAATCCTAAAACATGACTGAAAACACTGCTGAGAGAATGTAGAGCTTTAAGTCAAATGCAAATTCCCAGATTAGGGCTCAGCTCACTTCAAAGTAAGGAGAGGCAAAAATGGAATGGCATATTGCTCTTGAGCCTGAACCAGAAATCAACAATTGGGCTGTTTGGACTCCAGAGTTGCGTGGATACGCCTCAGCGGAACGCACAGAACCAAAAGCACTGGAAAATAACCGCGAAGCAATCGAATTTTATCTTCAGTCTGATCTAATTCAATTCTCTTCTGAAGCAATTAGCCGAGAGATCATCCTAGACTGAGCAGATATACCTGACGAATAATGCAATTGCCCAAGCTCGAACTCTCTAATAGCACAGAAGCCTGAACAGCTATTATTGAGAGCACTGGCGCAGAAAGTGACACCGGCATGGCCAGCACAACTGAACGCTTGCTGACCTTTGAAGAATATCTTGCCTATGACGATGGCACCGACCAACGATATGAGTTGGTGGGCGGCAGGTTGGAACCGACGAACTTATCGACAGTTCGACATTTCCTAATTGCGAAGTTTCTCGAAAGTGTTTTAGAGGCAGAAGCCAGACGATTGGGTTTGCCTTGGGTCTGTTTGCGTGAGGCAGGCGTTAGGACAGGTCGCAATCGCTCTCGATTGAGTGACCTCTGTGTTGTCACCATTGAGCAGGCCAGAGAACTGCTTGATCAGTCAGCAGTGTTTCAAACCCCACCCCTACTCGCAATAGAAGTGGTTAGCCCCGATTCAATTAAGCGTGACTACCGATACAAACGCACAGAATACGCAGCGCTAGACATCCCTGAGTATTGGATTGTGGATCCCTTGGAAGCAAAAGTTTCTGTCTTGCTGCTAGAAGAAGGCCTGTATGAGGATTCTGTCTTTATTGGAGAGCAGAAACTTATCTCGCAAACCTTTCCTGACCTGACAATCACTGTCGAGCAGGTATTAGCAGCAGGGGAGATTGCTTAGGGTTTAGAGTTTGCTGAAAAGGCTAGAGAAAGCGATCTTTAAGCGCAGGCTCTTAGCTGCCATTGAGGAATATCAACGGCGACTTTATCTTCCCAGAGGCGTCTCATTAACTTGCCACCGTATCTTTGCTCTCGTAGTCTGCGGGAGTCGCTTTGCAGAAAGACGGTCTCCTCATATTCACCAGTGGTCATCACCAGCCGCTTAGCTGCGAACAGTTGGTAGTTGAAGACAGAAGGCGGTGTGTCTTCCCAGATACTCTTGTCTGTAAACACGGCATTGGGGTGACTGGCATCTGCAATCCAGGCCATGTGTCCTGCTTCGGCTTTCTTGTTGTAAGTCCAACTCATGCTGATACCGAACTCAGGTTCACTCAGATGATGAGCTTCACTAATCGGCAACAACTCTGGATTGTCTAGCCAACGGAGTTGCAGAGTTAATAGGGGCGAAGTCCAGGTTCCCATCGAGCGGCACCAGAACTCATACAGTTCTTGATGATTAAGCATGGTTTTTTACCTCCCAATAAAAGCAGCTGTTTTGTACTCTTAACTTCTCCCTACGAGCTACGCGCGTCTATATCGTAAGTAGGATTGTCCTTGCAGAATTATGCTTGGAGCAATCGCTTACCGCTCTCGCAAGTCCAATGGCAATGTTGGCTCTGCGCATCTGGACTTGCCCTAATCCTGTTTTAACCAAGCCAAGCAGGGCCAGCATCACCCATTGGGGTACTTTTAGCAGAGTTTTTTAAATACTGTTGCCTAAACAACTAAAGCTCTGATAACCTTGCATCCAGCGTTTAACAGGAGGCTTCAGGCAACGAGAGATTAAGTAACACAGACATAAAAACTTAGCGCCACTCAAAGGCTATAGCAACCTCTGAGTGACTGACCCCCCAACTGGTATTCGCCCAGTCAGGCGGCTAACGGGTGATTTTAACACCCACATTAGCCACCCCGACTTGCTACGGCAAATGAACCGGGGTGGCTAAACCTTAAGACGGTTTATCGGTGCGGGCAGGACAACTCTGCCCCTAGCCGAGGCCGTATGGAAGGCCCCCCTAACCCCCCAATCCTGGGGGGAACTGGAACTGATTTTTGTCACGAAATTAAACCCTAAACCGCTCTCTTTCTCCCCCCAGAATTGGGGGGCCGGGGGGGCCTGAAACACGCAATTTCTCCTTCACAACTGCATCCCCATGCGCCATCTTTTTGCTGTGATTGATCCCCAAAAGCTTCAGATCTCGCCGCAAGATCTCGCCCGCTTCTTAGGCATTCCTCAGAGTTGGATTCTGCGCTTTGAGCAATGGGCGCATGTGCTGTTTGTGCATCGCCGGGATCGCGGGGGTCAATTCATTAGCTATCGCCAACTGCTGCATTGGCTCAAAGCCTGCATCCAAGCCATCCACCACTGCAGTACCGTCCAAGCCCTGCAAGAACTCGGCCAACTGCTCAAAGCCGACATCCAACGCTGCGCCTACGCCCCAGACAGCATCGCCTACCTGCGCCAACTCTGGCGGCAACACCAAGCCAACCTGAGTCCCTAATCCCAGCTTTTAATCGGACCCCTCCCAACCTCCCCTTGCCAAGGGCAGGAGCCGTAGGCGGTGGGGTTCTGATTGCTAGCGCTCATTCAAAGAATCAGTACAACTCCTAAACCCCCCCTAAACCCTTATGAACCCCTCCCCACTCCGCCTGCAACTCTGGGATCACATCACGCGCGAACTCACCCTCTCGCCACCGTCCAAGCTGATCCTGCTAGTCATCGCTAACTACACCGACCCCCGCTCACTCAAGGCCAGTGTCCCCATCTCCCTGCTCGTGCTCAAATGCGGCCTCAAAGAACCCGAGATCAGCCGCCTGCTCATCCCTCTAGAAGCAGGGCATTGGATCGAGCGTCTGCGAGTCCTCACCGATGCCGGTCGCTGCGTTACTCTGCACAACTTGTCTGCCGCGCTCATTCAAAGAGCACTCCAAAACAGCACTTCAATCTAGACCCTAAAAGGCAGCTCGTTGACCCCTCCCAACCTCCCCTTGCTAAGGGGACGAGCCGTAGGCGGTGGGGTTCTGAGTGCTAGCTCTCAATTTCTAGATTGCCTAGGAACTGGCCCAGGAACCTGATGTATAACCAAACACTGACAAATTACAGCCTGCGGCAGGTTGCTCAAGCAGGGAGAGTCCCTCTAGCGTTGAGTATAAAAGCCAGCATACGAGTTGCCCTCATGGTCCCCCTTCGCGATAACATCCCCACCCGGCAGACTCCTGTGGTCAACCGCTTGATCATTGGCATCAACGTCTTGCTGTTTCTCTACGAAATGACCTTGCAATTTCAGGGACAGCTCGACGCCTTCCTGGGCACCTTTGCGATCATTCCAGCCCGAGAAGTACAAGCCTTTCAAGCCCTGGTGTCAGGCAACTTGCTAGCCGTTGTACCGCTAGCGATTCCGATTCTGAGCGCCATGTTCTTGCATGGAGGACTCGCCCATATCTTCGGCAACATGCTGTTTTTGTGGGTATTTGGGGACAACGTCGAAGATCTGATGGGGCACGGTCGCTACATCGTGTTCTATCTACTCTGCGGCGCGCTTGCCAGCGTCGCGCAAATTGTCATCGACCCTAGTTCCACCGTGCCCAACATCGGGGCTAGTGGTGCAATTGCCGGAGTGTTAGGGGCCTATCTGCTGAGCTATCCCAAAGCCAAAGTTGAGGCCGTGCTGCCTTTGGGCTTCATCTTCTTGCCCTTCACCGTGCCTGCAATCTTCTTCCTGGTCTGGTGGTTCTTCCAGCAAGCGCTCTATAGCGTGGGCAGCCTGGGCATGAATACCGGTGCTGACCAGGGTGGGGTCGCTTACTGGGCACACACAGGCGGCTTTGTTGCCGGGTTCGTCTTGGTGAAGTTCTTCGCCCAGCGACAACCCCCCAACGCCGTCTACAAATCTGGTTCCAATGTCAAGGACCGCGAAACCACCTTCCGTCGCTAGTCCAGCCGCCACTCCAGCCGCTATCTCACTCAATCCCTATTGCTGAGCCCCCGAGCCCAGAAACTCTTTCTGACTCGTGATCACAGCACGAGTATTGGGAGCTAGCTTGCGCGCATACTCCAACCGGATCACCTCGGGGCTAGAACGCAAGGCTTCCCCCTGAAGTCGAATTGCCTCAGCTTCGCCCTCAGCCACAATTACTGTGCGCTGCTTCTCTAACTCAGCTCGCTCTACCAGAAAGCGCTCGCGTTCCTTCTGCTGCTCAGCGATCTGCTTCTGCTCAATCGCATTTTGGAACTGCGGCGAAAACTGCACATTGCGCAGCAGCACATCCTGCAAAACCAGATTGTTGTCAGCCAAAATCTGCTTTAGGCCGTTTTTGATGTTGGCCTGAATCTCACGGCGTTCGCCCGAGTAAACCTCAATGGCGCGGTGTAGGGCCAGTTCATTGCGCACCACAGCACGAATCTCAGGCCGCAGCACCTTGTCGATATAGCTGGGGCCAACCTTAGCGTGCAGCTGCGACACGCTGTCGGGATCGACGTAGAAGCGAACCGACAGATCCATCGAGATCTGCTGACCATCTGAGCTAAGGACCCGCAAGGCATCATCGCCGCCCAGATTGCCTTCGCGCTGCTTGGCCGACATCGTGTAAGTTTGCGAACGCACATCATATGGAATGGGCGATTGCACCAAAGGCAGCAGCAGGTGCAGCCCCTCACCTCTGGCTTTAGCCTCCAAACCACTGAAGGTGTTGAACACCACCGCTCGATAACCTGGCGGCACCACCAGCACGCACTGGGAGAACACCGTGGAGAGCAACAGCAGCACCCCCGCTGCGGTGATCAACAGCGATTGGGGAAAGGCATAACGGGGCTTAGCAGATTTCACAAGCAAACAGCCAAAGGTACAGCAGCCAAAGAAGCCCCTCAATTATCCCCTAACCGCGAGAAAGACCATTTGCCGCCCTAGCCATGTCTGCCACAAAAGCTGGATGATAGGTCCACGCGCTCAAACACAGGTTTGGCATCTCATGGTTGACTATTCTGCTGCTGACGAACTGAGCTGGACCGCTGACGCAAGAATCAAGCTCAAAAATATTCCCTTCTTTGTCCGTGCCCAAGCCCGACAACGCATTGAGCAACTGACCCGCGAAGCAGGCTCCGATACCGTAACGGTGGAAATTGTGGAACAGGCCCGCCTCGAATTTGGCCAATAAAGTTCGGCCAATAGCCCCTCAGACAAACTCACTCAAAACTTGCCCCCTTAAACAAACCCCTTCAAACAAACAGAGACCGCCTAGGGCGGTCTCTGTCTGAGTAGTTAAGGTCTGAGTAGTCAAGCTTGAGTAGAGACCTAGTAAGTCTCG is a window encoding:
- a CDS encoding rhomboid family intramembrane serine protease gives rise to the protein MVPLRDNIPTRQTPVVNRLIIGINVLLFLYEMTLQFQGQLDAFLGTFAIIPAREVQAFQALVSGNLLAVVPLAIPILSAMFLHGGLAHIFGNMLFLWVFGDNVEDLMGHGRYIVFYLLCGALASVAQIVIDPSSTVPNIGASGAIAGVLGAYLLSYPKAKVEAVLPLGFIFLPFTVPAIFFLVWWFFQQALYSVGSLGMNTGADQGGVAYWAHTGGFVAGFVLVKFFAQRQPPNAVYKSGSNVKDRETTFRR
- a CDS encoding PCP reductase family protein encodes the protein MVDYSAADELSWTADARIKLKNIPFFVRAQARQRIEQLTREAGSDTVTVEIVEQARLEFGQ
- a CDS encoding CU044_2847 family protein, coding for MSEVQRLLYTDEDGKEYEIFIESKTTSELPELEAPEDERGSREIRTDAVVKMRQARDMIRGYASYALGAFKDFGTAQVEEVTLKFGLKIGGKAGIPFITEGTAESNLEIEVKCKFPDKNGLT
- a CDS encoding Uma2 family endonuclease, whose translation is MASTTERLLTFEEYLAYDDGTDQRYELVGGRLEPTNLSTVRHFLIAKFLESVLEAEARRLGLPWVCLREAGVRTGRNRSRLSDLCVVTIEQARELLDQSAVFQTPPLLAIEVVSPDSIKRDYRYKRTEYAALDIPEYWIVDPLEAKVSVLLLEEGLYEDSVFIGEQKLISQTFPDLTITVEQVLAAGEIA
- a CDS encoding type II toxin-antitoxin system HicB family antitoxin, whose product is MEWHIALEPEPEINNWAVWTPELRGYASAERTEPKALENNREAIEFYLQSDLIQFSSEAISREIILD
- a CDS encoding SPFH domain-containing protein gives rise to the protein MKSAKPRYAFPQSLLITAAGVLLLLSTVFSQCVLVVPPGYRAVVFNTFSGLEAKARGEGLHLLLPLVQSPIPYDVRSQTYTMSAKQREGNLGGDDALRVLSSDGQQISMDLSVRFYVDPDSVSQLHAKVGPSYIDKVLRPEIRAVVRNELALHRAIEVYSGERREIQANIKNGLKQILADNNLVLQDVLLRNVQFSPQFQNAIEQKQIAEQQKERERFLVERAELEKQRTVIVAEGEAEAIRLQGEALRSSPEVIRLEYARKLAPNTRAVITSQKEFLGSGAQQ